The following are encoded together in the Atribacterota bacterium genome:
- a CDS encoding redoxin domain-containing protein: MPEIGDWAPDFTLKDQHGEAQTLSRFRGKTVILSFHPLAFTRVCTYQMQDLEAKKGELDQLNAIAFGLSVDPVPSKHAWAKEIGVKETLLLSDFWPHGKVAQEYGIFDQEEGFSKRAVFVVDKEGKIIWKKEYPLKERPDIEEIMAVVKK; the protein is encoded by the coding sequence ATGCCTGAAATCGGTGATTGGGCTCCAGATTTCACTCTCAAAGATCAACACGGGGAAGCGCAAACCCTGAGCCGTTTTCGTGGGAAAACGGTGATCCTCTCTTTCCACCCTCTGGCTTTCACCCGGGTTTGCACGTACCAGATGCAGGACCTCGAAGCCAAGAAGGGAGAACTCGACCAGCTGAACGCCATCGCCTTTGGATTGAGTGTGGACCCGGTGCCCTCCAAGCACGCCTGGGCCAAAGAAATCGGGGTGAAAGAAACCCTCCTCCTTTCAGACTTCTGGCCCCACGGGAAAGTGGCCCAGGAGTATGGGATTTTTGACCAGGAAGAGGGATTCTCCAAAAGAGCGGTATTCGTGGTCGACAAAGAGGGGAAAATCATCTGGAAAAAGGAATATCCCTTAAAGGAGCGCCCTGATATTGAGGAAATCATGGCGGT